The DNA window AATGAATTGAATAAAATACTAGAAGAAACTTCATCTGAGGTTGCAATTGTAATGACTCAACAACAAATTTTATTTAAAACAGGTGAGGTATTATTTTATTCCAGATTATTAGAAGGAAATTACCCTGATACCTCTAGACTAATTCCAAGTGAATATAAAACGATTATTTTAGTAAATGGAAAATCGTTATTACAAGCAATTGATCGAGCTTCGTTACTTGCCAGAGAAGAAAGAAACAATGTTGTTCGTTTTTCAACAATTGGGCAAGGTTTTGTTGAAGTATCTTCTAATTCGCCTGAAATCGGGAACGTAGAAGAACAAATTCAAGCGGAATCAATTGATGGAGAAGAATTGAAAATTTCTTTTAGCGCAAAATATATGATGGACGCTTTAAAAGCAATTGATGGTCAAGATGTGAAAATCTTATTTACAGGAGCTATGAGACCATTTGTATTGAAGTCTGTTCATGATGACTCTATCTTGCAACTAATACTTCCGGTTAGAACATATTAATTTATAGTTTTATAATTTTTAGAATGTGGATAGTCACTAATGTGGCTATCTTTTTTTACTTATTTGGTTAATTAGAGTAAAATAAAGGGATAATGAAAATGAGAAGAGGTTGAATTGCTGTTGGAAGAGATTCGATTTGACACAGAATATATCACGCTCGGTCAATTATTAAAAATGACGGACGCAATAGATTCAGGTGGAATGGCCAAGTGGTTTTTAAGCGAACATACTGTCTATGTAAATGGAGAAGTAGATCAAAGAAGAGGTAGAAAACTTCGTAATAAAGATGTTGTAAATATTCCAGGAGTAGGAAGATTTCAATTGGTTGGACCAGAGAACGGGGAATAATATGTATATTGAACGACTTGAATTAAAAAATTTCCGTAATTATGATTCAATTGAGTTGGACTTTTCCTCTAAAATTAACGTGTTGATAGGTGAAAATGCACAAGGTAAAACAAACTTAATGGAATCCCTATATGTATTATCTATGGCAAAATCCCACAGAACTTCGAATGATAAAGAATTAATACGTTGGGAAGCAGACTATGGTAAAATAAAAGGTAATATCCAAAAAAAATATGGTCGTTTACCATTAGAATTAATTTTATCAAAAAAAGGAAAAAAAGCAAAAGTTAACCATTTAGAACAAACGAGGCTAAGTAATTATATCGGCCAATTAAATGTCGTGATGTTTGCTCCAGAGGATTTGTATTTAGTAAAAGGAAGTCCACAAGTAAGAAGACGATTTCTAGATATGGAAATCGGTCAAATTTCCCCTGTTTATTTACATGATTTACTTCAATTTCAAAAAGTATTAAAACAACGAAATCATATATTAAAACAACATCAAGGGAAAAGCAATTTAAAAGATGTCATGTTTGAAGTATATACTGAACAATATATAGACGCAGCAGTGAAGGTTATAAAAAAAAGATTTCAGTTCATGGAATTATTGCAAAAATGGGCTGAACCTATTCATTTTGGTATTTCTAGAGGATTAGAAAAATTGACTGTATCGTATGATTCTACAACGGGTATTAAAGCGAATTGGTCTGATAGTGAAATGAAAGCTCATTTAGAAAAAAAGTTGTTTGATAGTCAAAAAAGAGAATTAGAGCGAGGAGTAACTTTAACGGGTCCTCATCGTGATGATTTACAGTTTTTTGTTAATGACTACGATGTACAAACATATGGTTCTCAAGGTCAACAGCGGACAACTGCTTTATCCTTGAAACTGGCTGAAATTGAACTGATAAAACAGGAGGTGGGTGAAGCTCCTGTTTTATTGCTGGATGATGTTTTATCTGAACTAGATGATTATCGACAGTCCCATTTATTAAACACAATTCAAGGGGACGTTCAAACCTTCGTTACAACAACAAGTGTAGAGGGAATTGCCCATGAAACCATTCAACATGCAAAAATGTTTCATGTGGAACAAGGTGCGGTTATAAATTAAATATAAACAGGATTAAACATTATTGACGTAATGAAAGAGTAGGTGAGCAAGTTGGCAATGGAAGAAAAAGAGCTAAAACCATCTTATGATGCCGATCAGATACAAGTACTTGAAGGATTAGAAGCAGTAAGAAAACGTCCAGGGATGTATATTGGTACGACTAGTTCAAAAGGACTTCACCATCTAGTATGGGAAATCGTAGATAATAGTATTGACGAATCCCTTGCTGGTTATTGTGATCATATCGTTGTCACAATTGAAAAAGACAACTGGATACGAGTAGAAGATAATGGGCGAGGTATCCCAGTAGATACACAAGAAAAATTGGGCAAACCAGCTGTAGAAGTTATTATGACTGTATTGCATGCCGGTGGTAAATTTGGCGGCGGTGGTTATAAAGTATCTGGTGGACTTCATGGTGTAGGTGCTTCGGTTGTAAATGCTCTTTCTGAGTATACAGAAGTATATGTTAAACGCGATGGAAAAATTCATTGTATTAAATTTGAACGTGGTGCTGTTATTGCTCCTTTAGAAGTAATTGGGGAAGCAGGGGAAACAGGTACTACAACAAGATTTAAAGCAGATGCGGAAATCTTCACAGAAACAACTGTGTATGAGTTTGATATATTAGCACATCGTGTACGAGAACTGGCTTATTTAAATCGTGGTTTATCTATTACAATTGCCGATGAAAGAGAAGGGCAAGAAAAATCCACTAAATATGTGTATGAAGGCGGAATAAAATCATACGTAGAGGATTTAAATAAATCAAAAGAACCTATTACGGAAGAAGCAATATTCGTAGAGGGAGAAAAAGATGGTATCTCAGTAGAAATTGCTATGCAATATAACGGTGGATATTCTTCTAACATTTTATCTTTTGCAAATAATATTAATACGTATGAAGGTGGGACGCATGAATCCGGCTTCAAAATGGCACTTACTCGTGTAATAAATGATTACGCTAGAAAAAATGGTTTGTTAAAAGATGCCGATACAAATTTATCTGGGGATGATGTACGAGAAGGTTTGACAGCAATTGTTTCTGTTAAACATCCAGATCCTCAATTTGAAGGTCAAACTAAGACAAAATTAGGTAACTCAGAAGTAAGTACTATTACGAATAGTTTATTTTCAGAAGGATTTGATCGTTTCTTATTAGAAAATCCTCAGGTTGCTCGAAAAGTCGTGGAAAAAGGACTAATGGCTGCAAGAGCTCGTGTTGCTGCGAAAAAAGCCCGTGAATTTACACGTAGAAAATCGGCGTTAGAGGTTTCAAGTCTTCCAGGAAAACTTGCTGATTGTTCTTCTCGAGTTCCTGCAGAAAGTGAATTGTATATTGTAGAGGGTGACTCAGCAGGTGGTTCTGCTAAATCTGGTCGTGACCGTCATTTCCAAGCGATTTTGCCATTACGAGGTAAAATTTTGAACGTAGAAAAGGCGCGTTTAGATCGTATATTAGGAAATGCTGAAATTCGTGCAATGATTACTGCACTTGGAACTGGTATAGGGGAAGAATTTACGTTAGAAAAAGCGAGATACCATAAAATTATTATTATGACCGATGCCGATGTCGATGGTGCACATATTCGTACTTTATTACTTACATTTTTCTTCCGCTTCATGCGTCCGTTAATTGAAGCGGGGTATGTATACGCAGCGCAACCTCCTTTATTTCAAGTGAAACAAGGGAAGCATGTTGAATATTGCTATAATGATGAACAATTAAAAGAGATTTTAGAACGTTTACCAAAAACTTCAAAACCAAATATTCAGCGATATAAAGGACTAGGAGAAATGGATGCGGATCAACTTTGGGAAACAACGATGGA is part of the Psychrobacillus sp. FSL H8-0483 genome and encodes:
- the yaaA gene encoding S4 domain-containing protein YaaA, with protein sequence MEEIRFDTEYITLGQLLKMTDAIDSGGMAKWFLSEHTVYVNGEVDQRRGRKLRNKDVVNIPGVGRFQLVGPENGE
- the gyrB gene encoding DNA topoisomerase (ATP-hydrolyzing) subunit B; translation: MEEKELKPSYDADQIQVLEGLEAVRKRPGMYIGTTSSKGLHHLVWEIVDNSIDESLAGYCDHIVVTIEKDNWIRVEDNGRGIPVDTQEKLGKPAVEVIMTVLHAGGKFGGGGYKVSGGLHGVGASVVNALSEYTEVYVKRDGKIHCIKFERGAVIAPLEVIGEAGETGTTTRFKADAEIFTETTVYEFDILAHRVRELAYLNRGLSITIADEREGQEKSTKYVYEGGIKSYVEDLNKSKEPITEEAIFVEGEKDGISVEIAMQYNGGYSSNILSFANNINTYEGGTHESGFKMALTRVINDYARKNGLLKDADTNLSGDDVREGLTAIVSVKHPDPQFEGQTKTKLGNSEVSTITNSLFSEGFDRFLLENPQVARKVVEKGLMAARARVAAKKAREFTRRKSALEVSSLPGKLADCSSRVPAESELYIVEGDSAGGSAKSGRDRHFQAILPLRGKILNVEKARLDRILGNAEIRAMITALGTGIGEEFTLEKARYHKIIIMTDADVDGAHIRTLLLTFFFRFMRPLIEAGYVYAAQPPLFQVKQGKHVEYCYNDEQLKEILERLPKTSKPNIQRYKGLGEMDADQLWETTMDPEVRTLLQINLDNAMEADAIFEQLMGEEVEPRRLFIEENAVYVKNLDI
- the recF gene encoding DNA replication/repair protein RecF, coding for MYIERLELKNFRNYDSIELDFSSKINVLIGENAQGKTNLMESLYVLSMAKSHRTSNDKELIRWEADYGKIKGNIQKKYGRLPLELILSKKGKKAKVNHLEQTRLSNYIGQLNVVMFAPEDLYLVKGSPQVRRRFLDMEIGQISPVYLHDLLQFQKVLKQRNHILKQHQGKSNLKDVMFEVYTEQYIDAAVKVIKKRFQFMELLQKWAEPIHFGISRGLEKLTVSYDSTTGIKANWSDSEMKAHLEKKLFDSQKRELERGVTLTGPHRDDLQFFVNDYDVQTYGSQGQQRTTALSLKLAEIELIKQEVGEAPVLLLDDVLSELDDYRQSHLLNTIQGDVQTFVTTTSVEGIAHETIQHAKMFHVEQGAVIN